One genomic segment of bacterium includes these proteins:
- the pbpC gene encoding penicillin-binding protein 1C, whose translation MHFELIKKYNRTVKIVLTILVGFVVLDLIFPLPDRKEFSIEIHAKDGTLLTAYLTSDDKWRLRTELEEVSPELIKAIIEKEDSWFYWHPGINPVALVRALYRNITSGEVESGASTITMQVARMLEPKKRTYFNKLGEMFRAIQLEVKYSKEEILELYLSLLPFGGNIEGVKSASYIYFDRPPNKLSLAQSITLAVIPNDPNYLRLDRSNEEIIYNRNYWIKKFKQEKTFSSSDLNDALNEPVERNRYQMPVIAPHFSQYVKDNFQGDILNTTIDLSIQQTAEIILLRNVKKVFYKGITNGAVLVIDNRNSSVVAYCGSADFYDEGSFGQVNGITAIRSPGSTLKAPLYAYAFDEGNLTPQMKFADIPTDFHGYQPENYDLKFYGNVSAEFSLVNSLNIPAVKLIEQVGLNNFTNFLKGCGFNQIQKQKNRLGLSMILGGCGTNLQELTRLFTAFARKREIISSSFYIGRRR comes from the coding sequence ATGCATTTTGAACTAATAAAAAAATATAATCGAACGGTAAAGATTGTTCTCACAATCCTTGTGGGCTTTGTTGTTCTGGATTTAATCTTTCCTCTTCCTGATAGAAAAGAGTTCTCAATAGAAATCCATGCAAAAGACGGAACTCTTCTAACTGCATATTTAACAAGCGATGATAAATGGAGACTTCGAACTGAACTCGAAGAAGTTTCTCCTGAACTGATAAAAGCAATTATTGAGAAAGAGGATAGCTGGTTTTACTGGCATCCGGGAATAAATCCTGTTGCGTTGGTTCGTGCACTTTACAGGAACATTACTTCAGGTGAAGTTGAATCGGGTGCATCAACGATTACGATGCAGGTTGCACGAATGCTTGAACCAAAGAAGCGAACATATTTCAATAAACTTGGTGAAATGTTCCGTGCAATTCAGCTTGAAGTAAAATATTCCAAAGAAGAAATACTCGAGTTGTATTTAAGTCTTCTGCCTTTTGGTGGAAACATTGAAGGAGTAAAATCAGCTTCATACATTTACTTCGACCGGCCACCGAATAAATTGAGTCTTGCTCAGTCAATTACTCTTGCTGTAATTCCAAATGATCCTAATTATCTGAGGTTGGATAGATCAAATGAAGAAATCATTTATAATAGGAATTACTGGATCAAAAAATTCAAGCAAGAAAAAACATTTTCTTCCTCAGATTTAAATGATGCACTCAATGAACCGGTTGAACGTAATCGTTATCAGATGCCTGTCATTGCACCACATTTCAGTCAATACGTTAAAGATAATTTTCAAGGAGATATATTGAACACAACGATTGACCTTTCAATTCAGCAAACAGCAGAAATTATTCTTCTAAGAAATGTCAAAAAAGTATTTTACAAAGGAATAACAAATGGAGCTGTTCTCGTAATTGACAATCGGAATTCTTCCGTTGTTGCATACTGCGGTTCTGCCGATTTTTATGATGAAGGATCATTCGGACAGGTAAATGGAATTACTGCAATTCGTTCGCCCGGTTCAACATTAAAAGCACCACTCTATGCTTATGCCTTTGATGAAGGAAATTTAACTCCTCAGATGAAGTTCGCAGACATTCCGACCGACTTTCACGGTTATCAACCGGAAAATTACGATTTGAAATTTTACGGAAATGTGTCAGCCGAGTTTTCACTTGTTAACTCACTGAACATTCCTGCAGTTAAATTAATTGAACAAGTCGGACTGAACAACTTCACAAATTTTCTTAAAGGATGCGGATTCAACCAGATACAAAAGCAAAAAAATCGACTTGGACTTTCAATGATACTTGGCGGATGCGGAACGAATCTGCAGGAGCTGACAAGATTGTTTACGGCATTTGCACGAAAAAGGGAAATTATATCCTCTTCATTTTATATCGGAAGAAGAAGATGA
- a CDS encoding DUF1028 domain-containing protein, with translation MKNLIRKFLFILPALILLFHINLTAQDTFSIVAVDTITGEIGSAGASCVGPIGGIGAFILSDVIEGIGGIHTQASYLAQNQQNARARMLEGLSPQQIIDWLVANDAQNNPSIRQYGIVDLTRNGESAAYTGANCTNYKNHVTGPGYAIQGNILLGQVIIDTMHSTFLNTPGPLADRLMATLQAAKILGADSRCAARGTSSQSGFVKVVRIGDGGTPYLQIVVPDTPVGKDPIDSLQTMFNNWKASKFSIVDPFLSQIEIDPDTLPANGTSQAVITISPKNNSDTLLTSGKQIILSNTGAGTLSSVTDLGDGTYEATVTAPVAVGSDTISATVISGTDTVSVFMKAVIAYANPVSVSENPVSPNSFYLYQNSPNPFNPTTNIQFRIADFGFVLLKVYDVLGNEIATLVNEEKRPGTYEVEFNAISHSGEVRNLPSGIYFYKLIAGNFVDTKKMILLR, from the coding sequence ATGAAAAATCTTATTCGGAAATTTTTATTTATCCTTCCTGCTTTGATTCTTTTATTTCATATAAATCTTACAGCACAGGATACATTCTCAATCGTGGCTGTCGATACAATCACTGGTGAGATTGGAAGTGCCGGGGCTTCGTGTGTCGGACCGATCGGTGGAATTGGAGCTTTCATTCTCAGTGATGTGATTGAAGGAATAGGAGGCATTCATACTCAAGCATCCTACCTGGCACAGAATCAACAGAATGCGCGAGCAAGGATGCTTGAAGGATTATCGCCGCAGCAAATTATTGATTGGCTTGTCGCGAATGATGCACAAAATAATCCATCAATAAGACAATATGGAATTGTTGATCTAACGCGAAATGGGGAAAGTGCTGCTTACACGGGCGCAAATTGTACTAATTACAAAAACCATGTAACAGGTCCGGGTTATGCAATACAAGGAAATATTTTACTCGGACAGGTTATCATAGACACGATGCACTCAACTTTTCTTAACACTCCCGGTCCGCTTGCTGACAGACTGATGGCAACACTTCAGGCTGCAAAAATTCTTGGTGCTGATAGTCGTTGTGCTGCAAGAGGCACTTCATCACAATCAGGATTTGTAAAAGTTGTAAGGATTGGTGACGGTGGAACTCCTTATTTGCAAATTGTTGTGCCGGACACACCAGTAGGTAAAGATCCGATTGATTCTCTTCAAACTATGTTCAACAACTGGAAGGCTTCAAAATTCAGTATCGTAGATCCTTTTCTATCACAAATTGAAATAGATCCTGACACACTTCCGGCAAATGGAACTTCGCAAGCAGTAATAACTATTTCACCAAAAAACAATTCGGATACACTTCTCACAAGTGGCAAACAAATTATTTTATCAAACACAGGTGCAGGAACTTTAAGCAGTGTCACTGATTTAGGTGATGGAACTTACGAAGCCACAGTTACAGCACCAGTTGCAGTTGGAAGTGATACCATTTCTGCAACAGTTATTTCAGGAACAGATACCGTTTCTGTTTTTATGAAAGCGGTGATCGCTTATGCAAATCCTGTTTCGGTATCTGAGAATCCTGTTTCACCAAACAGTTTTTACCTTTATCAGAATTCACCGAATCCGTTTAATCCGACAACAAATATCCAATTTCGGATTGCGGATTTCGGATTTGTGTTATTAAAAGTATATGATGTTTTAGGGAATGAAATCGCGACACTGGTTAACGAGGAAAAGCGACCCGGTACTTATGAAGTTGAATTTAATGCAATCAGTCATTCCGGCGAAGTCCGGAATCTGCCAAGCGGAATTTATTTTTATAAGTTAATAGCAGGAAACTTTGTTGATACTAAGAAGATGATTTTATTGAGATAA
- a CDS encoding ATP-dependent helicase: MNQKKYILTRVGKTGFERKIDESRFAINYQKELNPSQYEAVSAVNGAYLIIAGAGTGKTRTLVYRVARLIESGYDPNSILLLTFTRKAANEMMKRASVLLDDRCSKIRGGTFHSFANVTLRKYSKAAGLDSNFTILDQGDSEDIINLIRSQSGLISKERRFPKKETLNKIYSLSANTERPIEHIIEEEYPHFLLELDEILKVHKIYIEYKKRNNLLDYDDLLIYLRDFLASANTAAKNLLSTISFVMVDEYQDTNKLQADIVKGLVQHNGNVMVVGDDAQSIYSFRGANFKNIMEFPKLFPDAQIIKIEENYRSVQSILDFANHIYEGAVEKYTKALYTRRQGGDLPFIVAAANENMQSKFIVEKILELAEEGVNLKDIAVLFRSSFFSFDLEIELAKAGIPFQKFGGIKFIETAHVKDVLAFLRIASNPKDIVSWYRVLLLHDGVGPKTAQRILDELATARLTIDENPGTKKQFAYEKIKELFVFLYKLRNSQAPPSELVGMVFEYYQPIFKLKYDDFNKRSKDLETLQNISENYRSLDSFLADMAIEPIIDSVTDLNATDKEDEYLTLSTIHSAKGLEWHSVFVIHAVEGYFPSVRAAESLESLEEERRLMYVASTRAKQNLFVTYPMHMYNRIDGITLSKPSRFISEMSTDKAQGWLVEDEF, from the coding sequence ATGAATCAAAAAAAATATATACTCACACGAGTTGGTAAAACGGGATTCGAAAGAAAGATTGACGAATCCCGTTTTGCTATAAATTATCAAAAGGAATTGAACCCATCTCAGTACGAAGCTGTGTCTGCAGTAAATGGTGCTTACTTAATTATTGCAGGCGCAGGAACCGGAAAAACGAGGACACTTGTTTATCGTGTTGCAAGATTAATTGAGTCAGGTTACGATCCGAATTCTATTTTGCTTCTAACTTTCACCCGTAAAGCTGCAAACGAAATGATGAAGCGCGCTTCCGTTCTTCTTGATGATCGCTGTTCAAAAATTCGAGGTGGGACATTTCACTCTTTTGCAAATGTAACTTTAAGAAAATATTCAAAAGCTGCCGGGCTTGATTCCAACTTTACAATACTTGACCAAGGCGACAGTGAAGACATAATTAATCTTATCAGATCTCAATCAGGGTTAATCAGCAAAGAAAGAAGATTTCCTAAGAAGGAAACTTTGAATAAGATTTACAGTCTTTCAGCTAATACAGAAAGACCGATTGAGCATATTATCGAAGAAGAATATCCTCACTTTCTTCTTGAGCTTGATGAGATTTTAAAGGTTCATAAAATTTATATTGAATATAAAAAGAGAAACAACCTGCTTGATTATGATGACCTTTTAATTTATCTGAGAGATTTTCTTGCAAGTGCAAATACAGCGGCAAAAAATCTTCTTTCCACAATTAGTTTTGTTATGGTTGACGAATACCAGGACACAAACAAGCTTCAGGCTGATATTGTTAAAGGATTAGTTCAGCATAACGGAAATGTAATGGTTGTTGGAGACGACGCGCAATCAATTTATTCGTTTCGTGGTGCAAATTTCAAAAACATAATGGAGTTTCCGAAACTTTTTCCAGATGCTCAGATCATAAAAATTGAAGAAAATTACAGAAGCGTTCAAAGCATTCTTGATTTTGCAAATCATATTTATGAAGGTGCTGTTGAAAAATACACCAAAGCCCTTTACACAAGACGACAGGGTGGCGATTTACCATTTATCGTGGCAGCAGCAAATGAAAATATGCAATCAAAGTTTATAGTTGAAAAAATACTTGAGCTGGCTGAAGAAGGAGTTAATTTAAAAGACATCGCTGTGTTATTCCGGTCGTCATTTTTTTCATTCGATCTTGAAATTGAACTCGCAAAAGCAGGAATCCCCTTCCAAAAATTTGGCGGAATAAAATTCATTGAGACTGCACACGTGAAAGATGTACTTGCATTCCTTCGCATTGCATCAAATCCAAAAGATATTGTTAGCTGGTACAGAGTATTACTTTTACACGATGGAGTTGGACCTAAAACTGCTCAGAGAATTTTAGATGAGCTAGCGACAGCGAGATTAACCATTGATGAAAATCCTGGCACAAAGAAACAATTCGCTTACGAAAAAATTAAAGAACTGTTTGTTTTTCTTTACAAACTAAGAAATTCTCAAGCTCCTCCTTCAGAATTAGTAGGAATGGTTTTCGAATACTATCAACCTATTTTCAAATTAAAGTATGACGATTTTAATAAACGAAGCAAAGATTTAGAAACTCTTCAGAATATTTCTGAAAATTACAGATCGCTAGATTCTTTTCTTGCAGATATGGCAATCGAACCGATCATAGATAGTGTTACGGATTTAAATGCAACTGATAAGGAAGATGAATATTTAACTCTTTCCACAATTCACTCAGCTAAAGGATTGGAATGGCATTCTGTTTTTGTAATTCACGCTGTCGAAGGTTACTTCCCTTCCGTACGAGCAGCAGAAAGTCTGGAATCTTTAGAAGAAGAAAGAAGGTTGATGTATGTTGCTTCAACAAGAGCAAAGCAAAATCTTTTTGTTACTTACCCGATGCATATGTATAACCGAATTGATGGAATAACCCTTTCCAAGCCATCAAGATTTATTTCAGAAATGTCAACCGACAAAGCACAAGGCTGGTTGGTTGAGGATGAGTTTTAG
- the floA gene encoding flotillin-like protein FloA (flotillin-like protein involved in membrane lipid rafts) — translation MEAVTGLSLVIIIAIILFLILILYFVPVRLYIAAISSGVKIRIFRDLIGMRLRRVPPSVIVDSMINAQKAGLNLQQGMLEAHYLAGGNVKKVVAALISADKANINLPFERATAIDLAGRDVLEAVKMSVIPKVIETPMVAAVAKDGIQLKAIARVTVRTNIDRLVGGAGEATVLARVGEGIVSTIGSSNSHKEVLENPDKISKSVLAKGLDSGTAFEILSIDIADVDIGQNIGAMLQTDQAEADLKVARAKAEERRAAAVASEQENIAEVAKQRARVVEAEAEVPKAMADAFRSGRLGVMDYYQMKNIQADTDMRDSISKPQDPKK, via the coding sequence ATGGAAGCAGTAACAGGTTTATCCTTAGTAATAATAATAGCAATAATATTATTTCTGATATTAATTCTTTATTTCGTTCCGGTAAGATTGTACATTGCCGCAATCTCATCAGGAGTGAAGATCAGAATTTTTCGTGACTTAATCGGAATGAGATTGAGAAGAGTCCCACCAAGTGTTATCGTTGACAGTATGATTAACGCTCAGAAAGCAGGATTGAATTTACAGCAAGGAATGCTTGAGGCTCATTACCTCGCCGGCGGAAATGTTAAGAAAGTTGTAGCAGCATTAATTTCTGCAGACAAAGCAAACATAAACTTACCATTCGAGCGAGCAACAGCAATTGATCTTGCAGGTCGAGACGTTTTGGAAGCAGTGAAGATGTCAGTCATTCCAAAAGTAATTGAAACACCGATGGTCGCTGCAGTAGCAAAAGATGGAATTCAGTTAAAGGCAATCGCAAGAGTAACTGTAAGAACAAATATTGACAGGCTGGTTGGCGGTGCAGGCGAAGCAACAGTCCTTGCAAGAGTTGGAGAAGGAATTGTTTCAACAATTGGTTCGAGTAATTCTCATAAAGAAGTTCTTGAAAATCCTGATAAAATTTCTAAGAGTGTTCTTGCAAAAGGTTTGGATTCAGGAACAGCTTTCGAAATTCTTTCGATTGATATCGCTGATGTGGATATCGGACAGAACATCGGTGCAATGTTACAAACAGACCAGGCAGAAGCTGACTTGAAAGTAGCAAGAGCAAAAGCGGAAGAAAGAAGAGCTGCTGCAGTTGCGAGTGAACAGGAAAACATTGCAGAAGTAGCAAAACAAAGAGCTCGTGTTGTTGAAGCCGAAGCAGAAGTGCCAAAAGCAATGGCAGATGCATTCAGGAGTGGGAGACTTGGTGTGATGGATTACTATCAGATGAAAAATATTCAGGCAGATACGGATATGCGCGATTCGATTTCTAAACCACAAGATCCTAAAAAATAA
- a CDS encoding ATP-dependent Clp protease ATP-binding subunit, with protein sequence MDGNFSDRLQDVIRLSREEALRLGHDYIGTEHLLLGIIREGQGVAVRILRNLDCDLLKLKKAIEDTVRTSGGTLTIGNIPLTKQAEKVLKITQIESKIYKADVIGTEHLLLSLLRDEDNIATQILHQFNVTYDSARSELNSLLTSKGNRDAGPTKVTPPDRKTEKTKTPVLDNFGRDLTKLAVDDKLDPVVGREKEIERVAQILSRRKKNNPVLIGEPGVGKTAIAEGLALRIVQKKVPRILQDKRVVTLDLAGLVAGTKYRGQFEERMKALMNELEKAKDVILFIDELHTIVGAGGASGSLDASNMFKPALSRGDIQCIGATTLDEYRKHIETDGALDRRFQKVMVDPPSYDETRQILEKIKFKYEEHHHVKYSDAAIDSAVKLSNRYITDRHLPDKAIDVLDEAGSRVHMGNFEVPEEILDLEEEIEQVRREKAAVVKRQDYEEAARLRDKERNLQADLESTKREWDAKTRDIVHDVNEEDIATVVAMMTGIPVNRIAQTESEKLLKMDEALKQFIVGQDEAIKKLTKAIRRTRAGLKNPNRPIGSFIFLGPTGVGKTELCKALARYLFDSEDSLVRIDMSEYMEKFSVSRLVGAPPGYVGYEEGGQLTEKVRRKPYSVVLFDEIEKAHPDIFSILLQVLDDGILTDSLGRKVDFRNTIIIMTSNVGTRDIKDISSFGFGDSKPKDHYDKMKDTVEEAMRKLFNPEFLNRIDDTIVFRNLDKEDIMQIINIEIKDLYKNLEENKMDLILDQTAKEFLVNKGFDEKFGARPLRRAIQKYVEDPLAEEILRGSFKEGTKIVAKHVDGAEDLVFYDESLEVAKPGEETKAPGQVEN encoded by the coding sequence ATGGATGGAAATTTCTCAGATAGATTGCAGGATGTGATACGATTAAGCCGTGAAGAAGCTTTAAGGCTAGGTCACGATTATATCGGGACCGAACACCTCCTGCTGGGAATTATCAGGGAAGGACAGGGTGTTGCCGTTAGAATCCTGCGAAATCTTGACTGCGATTTGCTAAAATTGAAGAAAGCTATTGAAGATACCGTCAGGACTTCGGGCGGAACTTTGACGATTGGCAACATTCCGTTGACTAAGCAAGCTGAAAAAGTTTTAAAGATAACTCAAATTGAATCTAAAATTTATAAAGCAGATGTAATTGGTACAGAACATTTACTTCTTTCGCTTCTAAGAGATGAAGATAATATCGCAACCCAGATACTTCATCAGTTTAACGTTACGTACGATTCAGCAAGATCAGAATTGAATTCATTGTTGACCAGCAAAGGAAACAGAGATGCTGGTCCGACTAAAGTTACACCTCCGGATAGAAAAACCGAAAAAACAAAAACTCCTGTGCTTGATAATTTTGGAAGAGACTTAACAAAACTTGCTGTTGACGATAAGCTTGACCCGGTTGTTGGAAGAGAAAAAGAAATTGAACGTGTTGCACAGATACTCAGCAGAAGAAAGAAAAATAATCCCGTACTAATTGGTGAACCAGGTGTTGGCAAGACAGCAATCGCTGAAGGACTTGCTCTTCGTATAGTCCAAAAGAAAGTTCCGAGAATATTACAGGATAAACGTGTCGTTACTCTTGACTTAGCAGGACTCGTTGCCGGTACAAAATACCGCGGTCAGTTTGAAGAAAGAATGAAAGCTTTGATGAACGAACTCGAAAAAGCAAAAGATGTCATTCTTTTCATTGATGAATTACATACAATAGTTGGTGCTGGCGGTGCTTCAGGTTCACTTGATGCATCGAATATGTTCAAGCCAGCATTATCACGCGGTGATATTCAGTGCATTGGTGCAACAACACTTGATGAGTATCGCAAACATATTGAAACTGATGGTGCTCTCGACAGACGTTTCCAGAAAGTAATGGTTGATCCGCCATCTTACGATGAAACAAGACAAATACTTGAGAAAATAAAATTTAAATACGAAGAACATCATCACGTAAAATATTCTGATGCTGCAATTGATTCCGCAGTAAAGCTTAGCAATAGATATATAACAGATCGTCATTTACCAGACAAAGCGATTGATGTTCTTGATGAAGCGGGCTCAAGAGTGCATATGGGAAATTTCGAAGTTCCGGAAGAAATTCTTGATCTTGAGGAAGAGATTGAACAGGTTCGCAGAGAAAAAGCTGCTGTTGTTAAAAGACAAGATTATGAAGAAGCAGCGAGACTCAGAGATAAAGAAAGAAATCTTCAGGCTGATCTTGAATCCACAAAGAGAGAATGGGATGCAAAGACAAGAGATATCGTTCACGATGTAAACGAAGAAGATATTGCCACAGTCGTTGCAATGATGACAGGCATTCCAGTTAACAGAATTGCACAAACTGAATCCGAGAAACTTTTAAAGATGGATGAAGCTTTAAAACAGTTCATCGTTGGTCAGGATGAAGCTATTAAAAAACTTACAAAAGCAATCAGAAGAACTAGAGCAGGATTGAAAAATCCAAATCGTCCGATAGGAAGTTTTATCTTTTTAGGACCAACAGGTGTTGGAAAAACTGAATTGTGTAAAGCACTCGCAAGATATCTTTTTGATTCTGAAGATTCTCTTGTAAGAATTGATATGAGTGAGTATATGGAAAAGTTTTCTGTATCACGATTGGTTGGAGCACCTCCGGGATATGTTGGTTATGAAGAAGGCGGACAATTAACAGAAAAAGTTAGAAGAAAACCTTATTCAGTTGTGCTGTTTGATGAAATTGAAAAAGCTCATCCGGATATTTTTAGCATTCTGCTTCAAGTACTTGATGATGGAATATTAACTGATAGTCTTGGACGAAAAGTTGATTTCAGGAATACGATAATCATCATGACTTCCAATGTCGGAACAAGAGATATAAAAGATATCAGCTCGTTTGGATTTGGTGATTCAAAACCAAAAGATCATTATGATAAGATGAAGGACACAGTTGAAGAAGCAATGAGGAAATTATTCAATCCTGAATTCCTGAACAGGATTGATGATACGATTGTATTCAGAAATCTTGATAAAGAAGACATAATGCAGATCATCAACATCGAAATAAAAGATCTTTACAAGAATCTTGAAGAGAACAAGATGGATTTAATTCTCGATCAAACAGCAAAAGAATTTTTAGTCAACAAAGGCTTTGATGAAAAATTTGGTGCAAGACCTTTGAGAAGAGCAATTCAGAAATATGTCGAAGATCCGCTTGCTGAAGAAATTCTTCGTGGTTCATTTAAGGAAGGAACAAAGATAGTTGCAAAGCACGTTGACGGTGCAGAAGATCTTGTATTTTATGATGAATCACTCGAAGTCGCTAAACCTGGTGAAGAAACAAAAGCACCCGGACAGGTGGAAAACTAA
- a CDS encoding right-handed parallel beta-helix repeat-containing protein: protein MQPKKCSLNKATFRSTTLHQCHTLSLMLFTLSFYFVSFAEGSATVRYVSHTGSSIPPYTSWETAADSIQKCINISVFGDTIYVANGTYEEKIIMIRGLSLIGSGMDSCVIDTRNIVTTSFHAVEVVDSCLFKGFHVIVSYNTDMGDGIAGGGNSLITMNKASNALNGILVGSSPMVYKNITINNIVGISAISSSSIVRKNVVYTNDPICDGIQISAFTNTTPLIDSNYIETTEGGRGIAKSIGSNPTIKNNTIKLRGGSGITLSLSDSAKVFNNLIISEYASDGIRVGGTQYVKIYSNYLTGFYYYDVLGVGSYDDVKNNVVVNAEGDISLCYGCSEMIFQYNNIWNSEITYIHFTPDSTNLTVDPMVLNNNATQGDLDFHLQAYSPMIDAGDPTIFDRDGSRSDIGLYGGPYGESYTYQDLAPKPPRGLLAEVADSIITLTWKRNTEADFSYYNLYRDTTSNFQIDSTKLVSVLTDTIYQQTIPVGVESLYYKLTGVDNQGNVSNPSEEVAIIIVSIENKWEPVNNFILYQNYPNPFNPTTRIGYKLKERGYVKLYVYDVKGELVSVLVNEVQEAGYYEVEFNGDGKTELIKVKNPFVSGVYLCQIIIQSEKGIPVFSNIKKMILLK, encoded by the coding sequence ATGCAACCGAAAAAATGTTCTCTTAACAAAGCTACGTTCAGAAGCACCACTCTCCACCAATGCCACACTTTGTCCCTTATGCTTTTTACTTTGTCCTTTTATTTTGTATCCTTTGCCGAAGGAAGCGCAACAGTCCGTTACGTCTCACACACCGGCAGCAGCATACCACCATACACGAGTTGGGAAACAGCAGCCGACAGCATACAGAAATGTATTAACATCTCAGTGTTTGGAGATACTATTTATGTAGCGAACGGAACTTACGAGGAGAAGATAATTATGATACGGGGTTTATCGTTGATAGGTTCAGGTATGGATAGTTGTGTAATTGATACAAGAAATATAGTAACAACAAGTTTTCACGCAGTTGAAGTTGTAGACAGTTGCTTATTTAAGGGATTCCACGTAATAGTATCGTATAACACAGATATGGGAGACGGAATCGCAGGAGGAGGAAATAGTCTGATAACAATGAATAAAGCATCAAATGCTCTTAATGGTATTCTTGTTGGATCGAGCCCAATGGTGTATAAGAATATAACCATTAATAACATTGTTGGTATATCTGCGATAAGTTCAAGTTCAATAGTAAGAAAAAATGTTGTTTACACAAATGATCCCATTTGTGATGGAATACAAATCTCAGCATTCACAAACACGACACCGCTCATAGATTCAAATTATATTGAAACTACAGAGGGTGGCAGGGGAATAGCAAAGTCAATCGGGTCGAATCCAACAATAAAGAATAATACAATAAAACTACGCGGAGGTTCAGGTATTACTTTAAGTCTTTCAGATTCAGCAAAAGTATTTAATAATTTAATTATATCCGAGTATGCTTCAGATGGAATTAGAGTGGGTGGGACACAATATGTTAAGATATATAGCAATTATCTAACCGGGTTCTATTACTATGATGTATTAGGAGTGGGCTCTTACGATGATGTAAAAAACAATGTTGTCGTAAATGCAGAAGGAGATATTAGTCTATGCTATGGATGCAGCGAAATGATATTCCAGTACAATAATATCTGGAATAGTGAAATAACCTATATACATTTCACGCCAGACAGCACAAACCTGACAGTAGATCCAATGGTATTAAATAACAACGCAACACAGGGAGATTTAGATTTTCATCTTCAAGCATATTCACCAATGATAGATGCAGGAGACCCAACTATTTTTGACAGAGACGGAAGCAGAAGTGATATTGGACTTTATGGAGGACCATACGGAGAAAGCTATACCTACCAGGATCTTGCCCCCAAACCACCAAGAGGTCTTTTAGCAGAGGTAGCAGACAGTATAATAACATTAACGTGGAAAAGAAACACAGAAGCAGACTTTAGTTATTATAATCTATACAGGGATACAACAAGTAACTTCCAGATAGATTCAACAAAGCTTGTAAGTGTATTAACGGATACAATCTACCAGCAGACAATACCGGTGGGAGTAGAAAGTCTATATTACAAGCTAACGGGAGTAGATAACCAGGGAAACGTTTCAAATCCTTCAGAGGAAGTAGCAATAATAATTGTGTCAATAGAGAATAAATGGGAACCGGTAAACAATTTCATACTTTATCAGAATTATCCAAACCCATTCAATCCAACGACGAGAATAGGATACAAGCTAAAGGAGAGAGGATACGTAAAGTTATATGTATATGATGTAAAAGGAGAGTTAGTATCGGTGTTGGTTAATGAAGTTCAGGAAGCTGGGTATTACGAAGTAGAATTCAACGGAGATGGAAAGACAGAATTGATAAAAGTGAAGAATCCATTTGTGAGCGGAGTATATTTATGCCAGATAATAATTCAGAGTGAAAAGGGAATACCTGTTTTCAGTAATATTAAGAAGATGATATTGTTGAAATAA
- a CDS encoding 4a-hydroxytetrahydrobiopterin dehydratase, whose protein sequence is MSLLSPVEIIKNLSSLSDWMQEEKQIAKQFQFKDFAEALTFVNKVGSEAEKMDHHPDIFIHSWNKVKITISTHSEGGITKKDFQLAEKIEGLK, encoded by the coding sequence ATGTCACTATTATCACCAGTTGAAATAATAAAAAACCTTTCTTCCTTATCAGATTGGATGCAGGAAGAAAAACAAATTGCAAAGCAATTCCAGTTCAAAGATTTTGCTGAGGCACTTACATTTGTAAATAAAGTCGGTTCTGAAGCAGAAAAGATGGATCATCATCCGGATATTTTTATTCATTCCTGGAATAAAGTTAAAATTACAATCTCAACTCACAGTGAAGGCGGAATTACAAAAAAAGATTTTCAACTTGCGGAAAAAATTGAAGGACTTAAATAA